The Azospirillum thermophilum genome contains the following window.
ATGGTGCGCTCCGCCGGGGGAAGCGGGACGGTGCTCATGCCGGCACCAGCGCCAGGACGCGCAGCGGGCTGCCGCTGCCGCGGAGGATCTTCAGCGGCGGCGCGATGACCACCGCCCCGGTCGGCGGCAGCAGGTCGAGGTTGCACAGGCACTGCAGCCCGTACTTTCCCGCCCCGTGCATGTAGTAGTGGCAGGGGTAGGGCGGCGTCAGATGGGCGGCCTGGCCGGCGTCGGTGCCGATCGTCTCGGTGCCGAAGCCCAGCACGTCGCGCTTCTCCACCAGGAAGCGCACGGCGTCGGGATCGGGGCCGGGGGTGTGCTGGCCGGTCTCGTCATAGTTCTGGTAGGCGGCCGGATCGGTCTTCTTCGACCAGTCCGTGCGCATCAGCACCCAGCTCCCGGCCGGGATGCGGCCGTGCCGCTCCTCCCACGCCTCCAGGAAGGGCACCGTCATCAGGAAGTCGGCGTCCCGCGCGGACTCCGCGACGCAGTCGATCACGCAGGCCGGCGCGATCAGATGCCCGACGGGAATGGTGTCGGTGGAGCCGTTCGGCCGGTCGCGCCCGGAAACCCAATGGATCGGCGCGTCGAAATGCGTCCCGGTATGCTCGCCGAAGGACAGGTTGTTCCAGTACCAGGCGCCGCCCCGCTCGTCATA
Protein-coding sequences here:
- a CDS encoding cyclase family protein, encoding MTDLAHANPLPLLLGALAGGGVRVVDLTQTLSPDFPTITLPPEMGQSRPFRMEEISAYDERGGAWYWNNLSFGEHTGTHFDAPIHWVSGRDRPNGSTDTIPVGHLIAPACVIDCVAESARDADFLMTVPFLEAWEERHGRIPAGSWVLMRTDWSKKTDPAAYQNYDETGQHTPGPDPDAVRFLVEKRDVLGFGTETIGTDAGQAAHLTPPYPCHYYMHGAGKYGLQCLCNLDLLPPTGAVVIAPPLKILRGSGSPLRVLALVPA